From the genome of Apis cerana isolate GH-2021 linkage group LG15, AcerK_1.0, whole genome shotgun sequence:
TTTCTTGCTAATTCATGAATAATTGTTACTAAAAAGTAACATACCatcaatattacaaatttgtcAAATAACCATGAAATTGTTGTTGCTCCATcctaaaaacaaaatagaaatttagaaatatatacatgcatTATATACAAAGAGACATTTAAGATCATACCATTGATGTCTTGTCatgcaacttttttttttgttcaataagGTATTTTTTCAATGGTTCTTGAAATTTAGAACCTATAAATGGTACAATTGCaagcaattttataaatttatctagaAGTTCTTCATTAAAAGCTATAATCACTGCAAGTTGTTGaatatgcatttttataaTCGCCTTTCCTATAAGTGTAGCTCCAAAAAATGTCCAGAAAGGAATTAAATAATGACCACATGTCAAACCAGCAAGATCAAATAATGGATTaggaatctaaaaaatattttttgtaaatatttaattataaaaaatagtgtgaacatatatttattattgactttatatattaatgataatatattatatattagaaaataatttacttactGAAGCACAGGCAAGAATTCCCCAAAATCCTGCTTTTTGTACAAAGTGTTTCATAGTTAATTTTAGccgaattaataatgatatattttcaccATTTTCTAAAGCTTCTAAAGcttctaattcttttaaatcttcttgATCAAATTCTTCAGTCCTATTATTTTGTCTACTGGTCCGAGCAGCTCTAGCCATAAAATATGGTGGTAGTTCACCAAGTGCAGTACCAGCACCCCAAAGCATAGCCTCTACCCGTACTTttctcataatatttaatatacctgCTGTCCACATTGGATCAATTGTTGTGGGACATATTATTTGATCAGGATATGGTGGTTCAGGAAAATTAAGAGCACCGCATTCATATGCAGCCATAGTAACAGCTGCTATATGTGGTCCTAAATAAAGTACAAAAGTATGTAAGCCTGTTCCAAGACCTACACTGGAAAGAACACCTAAACCTATCCAATATAACCACCAAATCAC
Proteins encoded in this window:
- the LOC107997385 gene encoding vacuole membrane protein 1, producing the protein MLENTTAIRRVKDSKPVNGAQQNVEEKKSAPFSGDLNNLNTELYVDSEHLTLWQHPITTLNYFFRELFSNIVRLGKKALHYKKTVWSIISIIILFLILSRISGPHQQILKAWETKVIWWLYWIGLGVLSSVGLGTGLHTFVLYLGPHIAAVTMAAYECGALNFPEPPYPDQIICPTTIDPMWTAGILNIMRKVRVEAMLWGAGTALGELPPYFMARAARTSRQNNRTEEFDQEDLKELEALEALENGENISLLIRLKLTMKHFVQKAGFWGILACASIPNPLFDLAGLTCGHYLIPFWTFFGATLIGKAIIKMHIQQLAVIIAFNEELLDKFIKLLAIVPFIGSKFQEPLKKYLIEQKKKLHDKTSMDGATTISWLFDKFVILMVCYFLVTIIHELARNYHRKRNKRCTD